The proteins below come from a single Sporolituus thermophilus DSM 23256 genomic window:
- a CDS encoding AbgT family transporter produces the protein MAEISRQTPHAPPQVGAFQKFLDVIEFIGNKFPSPFMLFAILGLIVLVLSWVFDGATASYIGKGGKPVVVKVVNLLNADGFRYILQDMVKNFVNFPPLGLVVVMMLAMGLAEATGFVSAFVRRIMLGVPSWAVTSTIFFLGINGNLASDAATVFIPAAAAAVFASMGRNPLMGMSVAFAATQAGFSANVLPAGTDALLAGITQSAIGTIPQTANSPAHPLINYYLMSSSVIILTIVGTLIAEKVVGPRLDRLHPVTGFDMKASDHALTAEEKKGLRYAGWAALGYVALLLILLVPENGLLRDPKTHAILPKSPFLDGIIPLLFFFFMTVGIAFGIGKGVIKKESDVAKFMGQGLSGILSFIVTAFSAAQFIAWFNKSNLATVLAIKGADFLKALDFTGISLILAFILFSAFVDLFIVSGSAKWLILAPVFVPMFGLLGYEPALTQAAYRIGESSVNSITPLNYYLPVMLGIMAKYSSNTKVGMGTLVSMQLPFGIGFLVAWTAWLMVFILLDLPLGPGVKIYL, from the coding sequence ATGGCGGAAATTTCGCGTCAAACCCCGCATGCACCGCCGCAAGTGGGTGCGTTCCAAAAGTTTCTTGATGTAATTGAATTCATCGGTAACAAGTTTCCCTCGCCTTTTATGCTTTTTGCCATTTTAGGCCTAATTGTTCTGGTATTATCTTGGGTCTTTGACGGGGCAACGGCGTCGTACATAGGCAAGGGCGGCAAGCCGGTAGTCGTAAAGGTGGTAAACCTGCTCAACGCCGACGGCTTCCGCTACATCCTGCAGGACATGGTGAAAAACTTCGTCAACTTCCCGCCCCTGGGGCTGGTCGTCGTTATGATGCTGGCCATGGGCCTGGCCGAAGCCACCGGTTTCGTGAGCGCCTTTGTCCGCCGGATCATGCTCGGCGTCCCGTCCTGGGCCGTTACCAGCACCATCTTTTTCCTTGGCATCAACGGTAACCTGGCCTCTGACGCCGCCACCGTCTTTATCCCCGCGGCGGCGGCCGCCGTATTCGCCAGCATGGGCCGCAACCCGCTGATGGGCATGTCGGTCGCCTTCGCCGCCACGCAGGCGGGCTTTAGCGCTAACGTACTGCCCGCCGGCACCGATGCGCTGCTGGCCGGTATTACCCAGTCGGCCATCGGTACTATTCCGCAGACGGCCAATTCGCCGGCCCACCCGCTGATTAACTATTATCTCATGAGTTCGTCCGTCATTATCCTGACGATTGTCGGGACGCTGATTGCCGAGAAAGTGGTGGGGCCGCGCCTTGACCGGCTACATCCCGTAACCGGTTTTGACATGAAGGCCAGCGACCATGCGCTTACCGCTGAAGAGAAAAAGGGCCTGCGCTACGCCGGTTGGGCCGCGCTGGGGTATGTGGCGCTGCTCCTCATCCTGCTGGTTCCGGAAAACGGCCTCTTGCGCGATCCCAAGACGCACGCCATTTTGCCTAAGTCGCCCTTCCTGGACGGCATTATTCCATTGCTCTTTTTCTTCTTCATGACCGTCGGCATCGCGTTCGGCATTGGCAAAGGCGTTATTAAAAAGGAAAGCGATGTTGCTAAATTTATGGGGCAAGGTCTGTCCGGCATTCTCAGCTTTATCGTCACCGCTTTTTCCGCCGCCCAGTTTATTGCCTGGTTCAATAAAAGCAACCTCGCCACCGTGCTGGCCATCAAGGGCGCCGATTTTCTGAAAGCACTCGACTTTACCGGCATATCCCTTATCCTCGCTTTTATCCTCTTTTCCGCATTCGTTGACCTATTCATTGTCAGCGGCTCGGCCAAATGGCTGATCTTAGCGCCGGTCTTTGTCCCCATGTTCGGCCTGTTAGGCTATGAGCCGGCGCTGACTCAGGCGGCGTACCGCATTGGCGAGAGCTCGGTCAACAGCATTACCCCGCTTAACTATTATTTGCCGGTGATGCTCGGCATTATGGCCAAGTACTCCAGTAACACCAAGGTCGGCATGGGCACTTTGGTCTCGATGCAGCTCCCCTTCGGCATCGGCTTTTTGGTTGCCTGGACCGCCTGGCTGATGGTGTTTATTCTGCTCGACTTGCCGCTCGGGCCGGGCGTTAAGATTTATCTGTAA
- a CDS encoding M20 metallopeptidase family protein — MVFAEEVWQELQQFMVEKRRDFHRYPETSNQESRTSQAVAEYLRSLGVEVQTFSGHHGVVGVVRGAAPGPVIALRADMDALPVTEENDVPYRSLVPGVMHACGHDAHTAMLMGVAKMLAAAREELAGAVKLVFQPAEEAAPVGGAQLLIDDGVLENPKVDAIFGLHVWPDVPLGQVALRTGPMMAASDRLTIKVLGRGAHAAEPHKGVDAIAVAVEVYQGLSKIMHRYISPRDMATISVGTIRGGERYNVIPREVVMEGTVRTLSENVRQAIPKLVERMVQGVTAAYGAGYELDYQFGYPVLVNDAKAAGIVADAAAEVIGRAALQSVEPILGAEDFARYLTKVPGAFFLLGCQQPGNAYPLHSSRFDVDERALLLGARIMYSVARKALAAYAADAALRAS, encoded by the coding sequence TTGGTATTTGCGGAAGAAGTCTGGCAAGAACTTCAGCAGTTTATGGTGGAAAAACGACGCGATTTTCACCGCTATCCGGAAACAAGCAATCAGGAAAGCCGGACAAGTCAGGCGGTGGCCGAGTATTTGCGCAGCCTGGGCGTAGAAGTGCAGACGTTTAGCGGCCATCACGGCGTCGTAGGCGTTGTCCGCGGCGCGGCGCCGGGCCCGGTTATTGCGCTCAGGGCCGACATGGACGCCCTGCCGGTGACCGAGGAAAACGATGTGCCGTATAGGTCCTTGGTTCCCGGGGTAATGCACGCCTGCGGCCATGACGCCCATACGGCCATGCTGATGGGAGTGGCCAAAATGCTGGCCGCGGCGCGGGAGGAGTTAGCGGGCGCGGTCAAGCTGGTGTTTCAGCCGGCGGAAGAAGCGGCGCCGGTCGGCGGTGCCCAACTCTTAATCGACGACGGCGTGCTGGAAAACCCTAAAGTGGACGCTATTTTTGGCCTCCATGTCTGGCCTGACGTTCCCCTGGGGCAGGTAGCCTTGCGGACCGGTCCGATGATGGCCGCGTCCGACCGTCTGACCATTAAAGTGCTGGGCCGGGGCGCGCATGCCGCCGAACCGCACAAAGGCGTTGACGCCATCGCCGTCGCCGTCGAAGTGTATCAGGGGCTAAGCAAGATCATGCACCGCTATATCAGTCCGCGCGATATGGCTACTATTTCGGTGGGCACCATCCGCGGCGGCGAGCGGTACAATGTCATCCCGCGCGAAGTGGTCATGGAAGGCACGGTGCGTACGCTCAGCGAGAATGTGCGCCAGGCCATCCCCAAGCTGGTGGAGCGCATGGTGCAAGGCGTGACGGCCGCCTACGGCGCCGGCTATGAGCTGGACTATCAGTTCGGCTATCCCGTGCTGGTGAACGATGCCAAAGCTGCCGGCATTGTCGCCGATGCCGCCGCCGAAGTGATCGGCCGTGCGGCGCTGCAGTCGGTAGAGCCCATCCTGGGGGCGGAGGACTTTGCCCGCTATCTTACCAAGGTTCCGGGCGCCTTTTTCCTGCTCGGCTGTCAACAGCCTGGCAACGCTTATCCGCTGCACAGCTCCCGGTTCGATGTGGATGAGCGGGCCCTGCTGCTTGGCGCCCGGATCATGTATAGCGTCGCCCGGAAGGCGCTGGCCGCTTATGCCGCTGACGCCGCGCTGCGGGCGTCATAA
- a CDS encoding DUF445 domain-containing protein, whose amino-acid sequence MDGRKHKANLALGIVTLGFFAGFPFRHTFFGGLITSACEAAMVGGLADWFAVTALFRRPLGIPFRTELIPRNREKIFRAIRDLVEQDLLTAENVKTVFDDYDLTAVLRKYLDEHGGRESIQAIARRLTADVIAKMDPPELARAAELLLRIEAARLEVAPLLAEALVWALSHGYDDAVACFLIDEGIRLANAAPVPRFIANLFLEAKHAYERGSRRRKLFHRALERMARLSPLKFGLTGQRRLITALEEMKDPNHPLRQELAAWLRRLAERLRTDAALKRQVEAWKTAHVVEPLAERERLARYLDEFRRTGSARTDEWQEAVTRWVATWLDRFLANAQVTAAVDRRLKQAIVEWLEVNHREIGDLVVSELTRFSTEELVAFIEERVGDDLQAIRINGSLVGGVIGMLTYLLTFWIR is encoded by the coding sequence ATGGACGGCCGCAAGCATAAGGCCAACTTGGCCCTGGGCATTGTGACGCTTGGTTTTTTTGCCGGTTTTCCGTTCCGCCATACCTTTTTCGGCGGCCTTATTACCAGTGCCTGCGAGGCGGCCATGGTGGGCGGACTGGCCGACTGGTTCGCGGTGACGGCGCTGTTTCGGCGGCCGCTGGGCATCCCCTTCCGCACCGAGCTTATTCCCCGCAACCGGGAAAAGATTTTCCGGGCCATCCGTGACCTGGTCGAGCAAGATTTGCTCACGGCGGAAAATGTCAAGACCGTTTTCGACGACTATGACCTGACGGCGGTGCTGCGCAAATACCTGGACGAACATGGCGGTCGGGAAAGCATCCAGGCCATCGCCCGCCGGCTGACGGCCGACGTAATCGCCAAAATGGACCCGCCCGAACTGGCCCGCGCTGCCGAGCTACTGCTAAGAATTGAAGCGGCACGGCTCGAGGTTGCGCCTTTGTTGGCGGAAGCGCTTGTGTGGGCGCTTAGTCATGGCTATGATGATGCGGTGGCCTGCTTTTTGATTGATGAGGGCATTCGCCTGGCCAACGCGGCGCCGGTACCGCGGTTTATTGCCAACCTGTTCTTGGAGGCTAAACATGCCTATGAGCGAGGCTCGCGGCGCCGCAAGCTCTTTCATCGCGCTTTGGAACGGATGGCGCGGCTGTCGCCGCTTAAGTTCGGTCTTACCGGCCAGCGCCGCCTTATAACCGCGCTTGAAGAGATGAAAGATCCCAACCACCCGCTGCGCCAAGAGCTTGCCGCCTGGCTGAGGCGGCTGGCGGAAAGGCTGCGGACCGATGCGGCGCTCAAACGCCAGGTCGAGGCCTGGAAGACGGCTCACGTGGTCGAGCCGCTGGCGGAGCGGGAAAGGCTCGCCCGGTATCTCGACGAATTCCGCCGCACCGGCAGTGCCAGGACCGACGAGTGGCAGGAAGCGGTGACCCGCTGGGTGGCGACCTGGCTTGACCGGTTTTTGGCCAATGCGCAGGTTACGGCGGCAGTCGACCGCCGGTTGAAGCAGGCTATCGTTGAGTGGCTGGAGGTCAATCACCGGGAAATCGGCGATCTGGTGGTAAGTGAGCTTACCCGGTTCAGCACCGAGGAACTGGTGGCCTTTATCGAGGAACGGGTGGGCGACGATCTGCAGGCCATCCGCATCAACGGGTCGCTGGTCGGCGGCGTCATTGGCATGCTGACCTATCTTTTGACGTTTTGGATTAGGTGA
- a CDS encoding DUF445 domain-containing protein, whose translation MDYRKRADRVLFAVFVLMVATVGLNFYFPKILWLELAQAAAQAAFIGGLADWFAVTALFRRPLGIPWHTALIPRSRDRIIRGLAVAVEQELVSLDAITRRLAGVRLTPLLIAWADTNQGRAFFRGLAARCLRAGLDNASPAAIACYLEGIIRNYLTTRPLAPELQKIARWALVSGHARAVADIILDEFIRGAQKPATRQAILSFLEKYTRQATSPWQRTVLWLAERTDAVNLAELAAVLQLDLVETLTKVRQGDHPLRQWLRERAEAWVEALGTDPIFAAKVEAWKEEALARLNLSEPLLKIAAAALQAVRTGLAAGVYHSPLLAATLSQADGYLRRFKQDPHLQAWLEGYLQEALHHIVRSEHSFIGAVVETALARFDAEGLNRFVEDKVGEDLAWIRINGSVVGAAVGLLLQLFVRFIYEPYAVPIMRAWFS comes from the coding sequence ATGGACTATCGTAAGCGGGCCGATCGCGTTTTGTTCGCCGTGTTTGTCCTCATGGTGGCAACGGTGGGGCTGAACTTTTATTTTCCGAAAATATTGTGGCTTGAGCTGGCGCAGGCGGCCGCTCAGGCCGCCTTTATCGGCGGACTGGCCGATTGGTTTGCCGTTACGGCGTTGTTTCGCCGGCCGCTGGGTATCCCCTGGCACACGGCCCTTATTCCCCGCAGCCGCGACCGCATCATTCGCGGGCTGGCGGTGGCGGTTGAGCAGGAACTCGTCAGTCTGGACGCCATTACCCGGCGGCTCGCGGGGGTACGGCTAACGCCGCTTCTTATTGCCTGGGCGGACACCAACCAGGGGCGCGCATTTTTTCGCGGCCTGGCGGCCCGGTGCCTACGGGCCGGCCTGGATAACGCCAGCCCTGCGGCCATAGCATGCTACCTGGAAGGCATAATACGCAACTACCTTACGACCAGGCCGCTGGCGCCCGAGCTTCAGAAAATAGCCCGGTGGGCCCTGGTGTCCGGCCATGCCCGGGCAGTAGCCGACATTATTCTGGACGAATTTATCCGGGGTGCACAAAAACCCGCCACCAGGCAGGCGATTTTATCCTTTCTCGAAAAGTATACCCGGCAGGCGACGTCCCCGTGGCAGCGCACCGTTCTTTGGCTGGCCGAGCGAACCGATGCCGTCAACTTGGCTGAACTGGCGGCGGTGCTGCAGCTTGATTTGGTGGAAACGCTGACTAAGGTCCGTCAGGGCGACCACCCGCTGCGGCAGTGGCTGAGGGAGCGGGCCGAAGCCTGGGTGGAGGCCTTAGGCACCGACCCTATCTTCGCGGCCAAGGTTGAGGCCTGGAAAGAGGAAGCGCTGGCGCGGTTGAACCTCAGCGAGCCGCTGCTTAAGATTGCTGCCGCTGCCCTGCAGGCAGTGCGGACCGGTCTGGCCGCCGGCGTCTACCATTCGCCGTTATTGGCGGCCACTCTCAGTCAGGCGGACGGATACTTACGCCGCTTCAAACAAGACCCCCACCTCCAGGCCTGGTTGGAAGGTTATCTGCAGGAGGCGCTCCACCACATTGTCCGGTCGGAACATTCCTTTATTGGCGCCGTGGTGGAAACGGCCCTGGCCCGCTTTGACGCCGAGGGCCTTAACCGGTTCGTGGAGGACAAGGTCGGTGAAGACCTGGCCTGGATCAGGATTAACGGCAGTGTCGTCGGCGCAGCGGTGGGGCTGCTTTTACAACTGTTTGTTCGGTTCATTTATGAGCCCTATGCCGTACCGATCATGCGGGCATGGTTTTCGTAA